Genomic window (Bacillus sp. BGMRC 2118):
AAAGATAAGGCTGCTGGCAAAGAACGTGATGCTTTGTGACATCATGAAAATCTTTAATCGCCTAGGTGAATTCATTCCTTATACTCCTCATAAAAATAGTTATAAAACAACTCTTCTGGGTCATATTTACGCTTTTGTTCAAAAAACTCTTTTGAATTTGGATAAGCTCTTAGTAACTGTTCCTTTGTTGGATAAGGCATATACGGTAAATAATAGCTACCGTCATGCTCAAGTGTTACTTGAATCATTTTTTGGACGATTTGCTTCGTCTTCTCTGTCTCTTCCTTAGATAACCCTTGATTGATTAATAGTACAAGTGCAAACATATCATCTTTAGCATAAGAAAGAACGGCATCTTCATTTTTATTTACATAGCGAATGGTGATATTAACTAAGTTCAGTTCTTCATCTGATAATTCTGCTCTCAAATCATCTATGTATGGAGTGAATTGATGAATCGGTACAAAATACTCCTGCAGCACGTCTGTATCTTTTGCATTCTCATATTCTAGAAACTTTGATTCAGATCTCATCACATTATTTCTGGAAACGAGTTCACCATTAATAGAATGAAAATACCTTTCTTGCATATTCCACAGCATTTCCTTGCCCCAATCATACCTCCGAGATAGCCCAAGTAAAAACTTCGTTAACCACGTCGCCCGGTCTTCCTTTAATTCATCATGCTCTATTAACTGCTCCTGTTCTGAAGCTAGTACATAATCTGTAACGTACATCTTTGTTAGGAAATTTTCAGGAGAAGTTGAGATTCTAGCTAAATGCATGCGCACCTCTTCATTGTCCTTTACACGATTAACAAAATAATGGGTGTACTCATCAAAGCTCATGGCATTTGTTTGCATGACATAAAGCTCATCATCCGTTAATTCCAATTCCACATCTAAAATGACACCAAACAGACCATAACCACCAATAACGAGATTAAATAATTCTTCCTGATCCTCCCGACTTACATGAACAATTTCACCCTCTGCCGTTAACAAGCGAAATGAACGAACTGTATCAATGAGAGAACCAAACCGTATATCACGCCCATGTGCATTCACACTGAGTGATCCACCAATTGTAAAGATATTCTGCGACTGCATCACTTTGACAGCTAGTCCATGGGGATTGACATATTGTTGAATATCATTCCACGTTGCACCGCTTTGAACTGTGATGGTTTTTTGCTTGGGATCAAGTTTTAGTATTTCATTATAAGAGGTCATGTCTAGTACAACGGCATCCTTATAATACGTATGACCTCCCATACTGTGCCGCTTTCCTGCAATCGAAATCTTCTTGCCTTCCTTTTTCGCCTCTTTTATTACTTGCAAAATAGACTGTTCCTCTTTCCCTTTTACTATTCTTTCTACTTTTACCGGCATAAGCTGGCTTACATCTGTTACGACAGTCGTTTCATCACTATTATAAAAAAGTGAAGAAATGAGTAGAATCATATAAATAAAAATGATGAGAAGGATAATAATTTTTTCTTTCATACATGTCTCCCAACTTAAAAGTATACTGTATAATTCTGTAGGAAAAACGGGTTTTCCTCCTTCGAAAAAAGAAAGCACATTTCTAGAAGGTTTTGACAACTTAGTGGTACTATAGGAGAAGGATTATTTCTAAAGGAGGAAATCAAATGGAAGCAAAGCTTTTTAGCCCTTTTCAAATAAAAGATGTTTCGTTAAAAAACCGAATCGTGATGTCACCTATGTGCATGTACTCTTCACATAATGAAGACGGACTTGTTCAAAAATGGCATTATACTCACTATGTAAGCCGTGCAGTCGGGCAAGTAGGTCTAATTATGGTAGAGGCTACAGCCGTAACACCACAAGGTCGTATCTCTAATCAAGACCTTGGGATATGGAGTGATGAACATGTCCCGGGTTTAAAGAAACTTGTTGATATGGTGAAGGAACAAGGGTCAAAAACAGCCATTCAAATTGCACATGCTGGACGCAAATCGATGACAGATAGTGAAATCATTGCCCCTTCTGCTATTGCATTTAATGAAAAATCAAAAACACCGACTGCGATGAGTATTGAATCAATTAATGAAACAATTGAAGCATTCAAAGCAGGTGTTGCTCGTGCAAAGGAAGCTGGGTTTGATATCATTGAGCTTCATGGAGCACACGGATACTTGATAAATGAGTTCCTCTCCCCTCTTTCAAATAAAAGAGAAGATGAATATGGCGGAACACCAGAAAATCGTTATCGATTCCTTCGTGAAATTATTGAAGCAGTCAAAACAGTCTGGGAAGGGCCTTTATTCGTGAGAGTGTCGGCTAACGACTACCACCCTGAAGGACTTACACCAGAGGATTATGTTACATATGCAAAATGGATGAAGGAGCAAGGAGTAGACTTAATTGATGTCAGTTCTGGCGCTGTAGTTCCTGCAGCAATCAATGTGTATCCTGGTTATCAGGTAGGCTTTGCGGAAACAATCAGAAGCGGTGCCATGATTCCAACTGGAGCAGTGGGCCTTATTACAACAGGCAACCAAGCTGAAGAAATTTTGCAAAATGACAGATCGGACCTTATTTTTGTAGCCCGTGAACTATTAAGAGATCCATATTGGCCACGAACAGCAGCGAAACAATTAGGAGTTTCAATACCTACTCCTAAGCAATATGAACGTGGATGGTTGTAATCGCGAGTAACCGGAGTGACAGA
Coding sequences:
- a CDS encoding FAD-binding oxidoreductase → MKEKIIILLIIFIYMILLISSLFYNSDETTVVTDVSQLMPVKVERIVKGKEEQSILQVIKEAKKEGKKISIAGKRHSMGGHTYYKDAVVLDMTSYNEILKLDPKQKTITVQSGATWNDIQQYVNPHGLAVKVMQSQNIFTIGGSLSVNAHGRDIRFGSLIDTVRSFRLLTAEGEIVHVSREDQEELFNLVIGGYGLFGVILDVELELTDDELYVMQTNAMSFDEYTHYFVNRVKDNEEVRMHLARISTSPENFLTKMYVTDYVLASEQEQLIEHDELKEDRATWLTKFLLGLSRRYDWGKEMLWNMQERYFHSINGELVSRNNVMRSESKFLEYENAKDTDVLQEYFVPIHQFTPYIDDLRAELSDEELNLVNITIRYVNKNEDAVLSYAKDDMFALVLLINQGLSKEETEKTKQIVQKMIQVTLEHDGSYYLPYMPYPTKEQLLRAYPNSKEFFEQKRKYDPEELFYNYFYEEYKE
- the namA gene encoding NADPH dehydrogenase NamA, whose translation is MEAKLFSPFQIKDVSLKNRIVMSPMCMYSSHNEDGLVQKWHYTHYVSRAVGQVGLIMVEATAVTPQGRISNQDLGIWSDEHVPGLKKLVDMVKEQGSKTAIQIAHAGRKSMTDSEIIAPSAIAFNEKSKTPTAMSIESINETIEAFKAGVARAKEAGFDIIELHGAHGYLINEFLSPLSNKREDEYGGTPENRYRFLREIIEAVKTVWEGPLFVRVSANDYHPEGLTPEDYVTYAKWMKEQGVDLIDVSSGAVVPAAINVYPGYQVGFAETIRSGAMIPTGAVGLITTGNQAEEILQNDRSDLIFVARELLRDPYWPRTAAKQLGVSIPTPKQYERGWL